From the Oncorhynchus nerka isolate Pitt River linkage group LG28, Oner_Uvic_2.0, whole genome shotgun sequence genome, one window contains:
- the LOC115112625 gene encoding homeobox protein SIX3-like, with amino-acid sequence MVFRSPLELYPSHFFLPNFTERPVLLASSTPTRSPEDLSMFALPTLNFSPEQVASVCETLEETGDIERLGRFLWSLPVAPGACEQINKHESILRARAVVAFHTGNFRDLYHILENHKFTKDSHGKLQAMWLEAHYQEAEKLRGRPLGPVDKYRVRKKFPLPRTIWDGEQKTHCFKERTRGLLREWYLQDPYPNPSKKRELAQATGLTPTQVGNWFKNRRQRDRAAAAKNRLQHQGIRQNGMRSLSESGCTPRSSAESPSTAASPTTSISSMTERVDTGTSILSVTSSDSECDV; translated from the exons ATGGTTTTCAGATCCCCTTTAGAGCTTTATCCCTCCCATTTCTTCCTGCCAAACTTCACTGAGCGCCCTGTGCTCTTGGCGAGCAGCACTCCCACCAGGTCTCCAGAAGACTTGTCAATGTTTGCGCTACCGACCCTCAACTTCTCTCCGGAGCAAGTGGCTAGCGTCTGTGAGACACTAGAGGAAACCGGAGACATTGAACGGCTGGGACGATTCCTATGGTCCCTGCCGGTAGCACCGGGAGCATGCGAGCAGATCAACAAGCATGAGTCCATCCTGCGAGCTCGCGCAGTGGTTGCTTTCCACACGGGGAATTTTCGAGACCTTTATCACATCTTGGAGAACCACAAGTTTACCAAAGACTCCCATGGCAAACTGCAGGCCATGTGGCTGGAGGCACACTATCAGGAGGCCGAGAAGCTGCGCGGTCGCCCCTTAGGACCGGTTGACAAGTACAGGGTACGTAAGAAGTTCCCCCTGCCCAGGACCATCTGGGACGGCGAGCAGAAGACGCACTGTTTCAAAGAGAGGACGCGCGGTCTGTTAAGGGAGTGGTACCTCCAGGACCCATATCCAAACCCCAGCAAGAAAAGGGAACTGGCACAAGCCACTGGACTCACTCCTACACAGGTCGGAAATTGGTTTAAAAACCGGAGGCAACGAGACAGAGCCGCGGCAGCAAAAAACAG GCTTCAGCACCAGGGAATTAGACAGAACGGTATGCGGTCCCTTTCAGAATCCGGGTGTACTCCACGCAGCTCGGCCGAATCGCCGTCGACCGCGGCCAGTCCTACTACCAGCATCTCCAGTATGACAGAGCGAGTTGACACTGGAACGTCCATTCTTTCAGTAACATCCAGTGACTCCGAGTGCGACGTAtga